The Populus alba chromosome 6, ASM523922v2, whole genome shotgun sequence genomic interval AGAGAACTCTGCAAGCAAGCATTAGCCAACTAATGACAAGAGGCAGTCGAGAAGATGAACACAAGTTCTGAGGTTTACCATATTAATACTcgagttaataaaaaatgatggtgGTTAAAATAAAGAGTCAACATGAAGTTGGagtgaaaaaaattgaggtcaggCTTTATCCGGTCAATTAAATTACAGGTTAAACGGCTTATAAGCAGCAATTCACAccctattttcttttaaactgGGCTCTTATCAGAGATCCAGCATAGACTTTCTGGGCCGGGCCTGATAGAGattaaacatagaaaaatatcattaattaattaattaagatatactACGACAGGTTCTTACGCTTCACTCTTTCAAACAGTTACTAAAACCCAACATTGCTCTGCTCTTGTAGCACTTTATCAGTTGTCATCACTCTCTTGCACACTCACCTACGAAACCGCTTCAACTTTCACCTCCCTGTCGCATTCCCACTCTCTTCCTATGAATGAATGATTGCTATAGAAGGGAACCCATAAAGCTCTCTTCTTTTTTGCAAGAACAAAATGTCATGGTTACCACGAACTCTGCTTTATCTGGTTTTTGTAGTAATATTGCTATCAGGGTCATTTCCAGTGGGAGAATCAGCTATAGGAGTTAATTGGGGGACAATTTCATTTCACAGGTTGAAGCCCTCGACAGTGGTGGATCTGTTGAAAGACAACAAGATAAAGAAAGTGAAGTTGTTTGATGCAGATCCAGATGCGCTAACTGCTTTAATGGGGAGTGGGATTGAAGTCATGGTTGGGATTCCTAATGAGATGTTGGCTGCTCTTAGCTCTTCAACTGATGCTTCTGATTTGTGGGTTAGGCAGAATGTTTCTAGATATGTTGTTAAAGGTGGTGCTGATATCAGGttcttctctctccctctctttcccTTGCCTCTAAGTTTTTATTGTTCTTGGGCCAGTTTGATGTTTGAGAAGAGCTGGGAAATGAATGAAAAGGAAAatgcttttctctctctctctctctctctctctctctcgtatCCTggcctttattttgttttagattttgagtGGATTAACATGGATATGTGCAAGGCAGTACTATGTAGAGTAATTCATAAGGAGATTATTCGTTTGTTATTGAATTGGGTTCTTTGCCTAATGTAGCTTTGCTCTACTTCATGGTGCCTATGAATAGAGATAGTTTGGTATTTTTCTTAACTTTCAAAATGAGCATTAGGGCTGCTACAAGGCAAAGTTGGTACATCTTAGCAATAGTGTATCCAGAGATACAATTATCTTGGAGCCTATAGATGAGAGATAGACCTTAGTTCttaattaacataaacaaaacCTGAAGTTTTCAGGAAATATGTTACAAATGCCATCAAGTAATTCAGTAGAAATCAAAGCTGATCAGGGGTAGAAAAGGCAAAGTGGAAGGCGAAGCTGGTACTTGTCGGTGAAAATCTTTGGTGGGATGATAAAATAACTACAACTTTGAAATGTGTTTGGGTGCATACTTGCAGTTTTAGTAATTTACATGTGGATAGAATGCTATGATTTGTAAATTCTTGAAAAGTTTGGTCATTTAGGCGATGCCCCCATTGTGCATGGTCGCATAAAGCACTTGGCTTTTGATTAGTAAAATCCTGCCCCCTTAAAACGCAGAATCTATATTAATTGCAActtcattattttgtttcataaactGTCTTAATACCGTCACCTCATTTTGAACTTCTAATAGTCCTATGCAGCTGAAGTGTGTTGTTTGTACTTTCTCAACAATGAGACATTGTCTTTGAAAGCATGGGTTGCCATGCCAGATAACATATGCCGGATAGCAAGCTTCTTGCACAGCTCCTCTTCCTAGGATCTAGACAACATTGCTCATGCAATAATATATGGCATCTAGCTATCCTTGAATagctatttttttcaataacgtGTAAGAATTTAGGAATGAAAACTAGATAGCTCTGCATGAGTTAAATGAGAATTTACCACTCACTTGTGACAGCACATAGATTTGGGGACCAAGACTTTCAtattctaaaaagaatttatgcACGTTCAGAACTCTGATTAGAGCATCTGTTAACTGAAATTTGCTTCTACTGTTCTATGCATTACAGGAATTCTACAAACATTTCTCACTAGATGCTCTCTTATCCCATACAATGACAGGTATGTTGCAGTGGGAAACGAGCCATTCCTCACAAGTTACTCAGGtcaatttcaatcttttgtTGTCCCTGCTCTGCTCAATCTACAACAGTCTTTGGTCAAAGCAAATCTTGCTGGCTATGTAAAGCTAGTTGTCCCTTGCAACGCTGATGCTTATGAgtcttctcttccttctcaaGGGGCATTCCGACCTGAACTAACTCAAATTATGACTCAACTTGTGTCCTTCCTCAACTCAAATGGCTCACCTTTTGTTGTGAATATCTACCCATTTCTTAGCTTGTATGGGAACTCAGATTTTCCACAAGATTATGCGTTCTTTGAGGGGAGTACCCATCCTGTTACAGATGGGTCTAATGTTTACTACAATGCTTTTGATGGGAATTTCGACACTTTAGTTTCAGCACTCAACAAACTTGGATATGGTCAGATACCCATAGTTATCGGGGAGGTGGGCTGGCCAACTGATGGAGCCTTTGGTGCAAACCTCAGTGCAGCAAGGTTTTTCAACCAGGGGCTCATAAATCATGTCTTGAGTAACAAAGGAACCCCTCTGAGACCTCGTGTCCCTCCCATGGATATTTATCTTTTCAGCCTACTTGATGAAGGAGCAAAGAGTGTACTTCCTGGAAACTTTGAAAGACATTGGGGGATTTTCTCATTTGATGGCCAGGCTAAATATGCACTGAACCTTGGTTTGGGTAACAGGTTACTAGAGAATGCGAAGAATGTTGAGTATCTCCCATCAAGGTGGTGTGTGGCAGACCCCTCTAAAGATCTGACAAACGTGGCCAACCACATGAGAATTGCCTGCAGTGTTGCAGATTGCACAACACTTGATTATGGTGGATCGTGCAATGGAATTGGGGCAAAAGGAAATATCTCTTATGCATTCAACAGTTACTATCAGCTCCAGATGCAAAATGCACAAAGCTGTGATTTCGATGGGCTTGGGATGGTGACATTTCTAGACCCATCAGTTGGTGATTGCAGGTTTCTTGTTGGAGTGACTGATCATAAGAAATCAATAGCTTTCAGACCACCTCATAGGAGGACCACCATTTGGACTTCTATCCTGTGGTGGGTGTGGTTCTTTCTAATGTTGTAAGAAGTTTCTTTACATGGGTTTTTCTCAGTCCCCTGTCGGAAACTTTTAGTATTTGATAGATACATTTGGacaatagacaaaaaaaaaaaaaaaatttactagttATTTAGATATATTCAAAATGATTGCAGGTTGTTATATGTAACAGTATATCAAATAGGAAACAGAGTAGACTCGTATGTATCGGATATTTATCCAATCTTGAAATTATATAACcttatttctcttttatattttcgcCATTTTATTGTGTGTCTTGTACTTGCACTCTGATTTGTGATCCAGTCATATCAAGCATGCACAATGCATGAAACCGTTTTATGTGATGAGACCTCCTGGTCTGGTTTATTAGAAATTCCCTTAGCATTAGGTATTCATTACTACGCGGGTAAATTCTTCGATATCAAAAAGGTAAAATTACAAATGATAGAGCCTCTCATTCAGAATGATAGAAGAAGAGTGAAGAACTTCTGCATGTTGCAGAACGATGCTCCAATATTCCTCAAATTATTCTAAGCATATAGTAAATTTATTTGGTCTGCAACAGAAGACAATGTAAGCAAGCACATAGATACTGCCACATCCACACCTCGTTGTTTTGTTATGTTGCGATGCAACAATTCTCTCCTTTAGGGCTACTGCAGCATGTTCGTGCACAGCGAATGTTTGGTACCTTTCCGACAAACAAGCAGCAGCGACAACCTTCAAATGATCATGATTATTAGTGCATCAAGctcaaaaaataaactgaatcaACAACGAACCATGAGCAagcataataaatttagtttaccTTGAGGATAATACACTTGCTCGGTTGCCAGCAGACGAGGAGCTGCTGTTGCATTTGCACTCACAGCAATGGATGCCACCACAAGGAGGCAAGTGAAAGCAACCAACATAGTTTCCTTTCTCACCATCTTTGCTTTCTTGCACAATATATATCAAGGGAGTATATAATGTTTTTGGAATGAGAAAGCCTTGTGTATAAACATCCTATTTATACTACAAATTTGTTTACAAGTCAGCAAAGATATGAGCAAGAGGGGTGACTTCTTTGCTTGGGCTACCAAGTCATCCACTAGAGTGATATCTACCAAAGTGCCTCATGGGCATTTTTTGTCCTTTATCTTAAAAGAATGAGTCATTCGTTAGCTTGTACATGCAAAAGTAAGTATGAGCTGCAATTTCTGACCTTGTGAAGACCTTTGAAGACTTGTTTGCTTCACTACATGCTCTAACACAAGTGGGGCAATAACTCTCTGATTTTTGTCCATGTCTTCGGGCTAAGATCGAGTGTACTTTGAATAGAGCACTCAAACCACACTGAAGCCCGCAAAAGGAGACTTTTTGAGCATTTTTCAGTTGAATCCTTTCCTACTCATAACTAGATCACCATGTGTTTGGCCGACATATATCAAGTGGATAACTTCCTTTTTCTTCCAGTCCAATTTCCATAAGAAAAAATGCCTCTTCTGGCCGACTTATAGGAGCTAAAAATTCACCTCCCGCAAGGACTTCCTCCACCGACTTGCTGCTGGAAACTCTGTCGCGCTTGTTGCAGGTTTCTGCTTCCGTGACTTTTCTGGAAGTTTATGCTGCGGCCTTTGCTTCTTCCAGCGTGGTTCTCATCACGTTAGCACAACTCTCAAAAATCACCGGAGGAGCCGACATCGTATTAACAAAGTAGAGCACAAATTTGTCAATATTGATGCTGAGGCCTGCATCGCATTAACAAGTCAATTAACCACCGTTAGCTGTTAATTACTTCACCTACATGTCATATAAGAGTCAGGTTTAGCAGTAAACTGCAATCGTTCCATCCTTTTCCATGCTACAGTCAAGAACCTGTCTTTACAAACTAAAATTTAGATTTCAACAATTCTTTAAACAACTTCATCTTTGCACGTTTAACGTAACTTTTGAGCCacaaagaaattatttattgttgCTGGAAGTTTATTGATGACTTGAGGATTATTCATCGTTGTTTCAAGTAGGTTTAGTTGGCAGAGAGAAATGGAGGCTTGGGTTTAATCTGTTTATAttcttatattataaataaaaatattcgaAAAAAACTtcagatatattttaaaaaaatctagcaaactgggaaaaaaataaattaaaacgcTTACTTTTATCTCCACTAACATGCATATATGGAGTCCGTAAAATTCATAAAGATTTGAAAAATGCAGATTCATTTTGAGAAAGAGATAGACTCTCATAACCGGCTTTCTATGGTGACATTCCCAGACCCATCAGTTGGTGATTGCAGGTTTCTTGTTGGAGTGACTGTCTGGTCATAATTAAGAAATCATCAGCTTTCAGACCAACTCATAGGTGGACCCCCATTTGGACTTCTATCCTGTGGGGGGTATGGTTCTTCCTAATGCTGTAGAAAGTTTCTTTCCATGGGTTTTTCTCAGTCCCCTGTCGGAAACCATTAGTATCAGTAGATACATTTGGACATGGACAAAAGAAAGATGGAGTTATTTAGATATGTTTAGAATGATTGCGGGTTATTGTTATACGTAACAGTATATCAAGTAGGAAACAGAGTAGACTCATGTGCATCGGATATTTATCCAGTCTTGGAATTATATTGGCCttatctttctttatattttcgcTATTTTCTTGTGCATCTCGTGCTTGCACTCTGATTTGGGATCCGATCGTGCCAAGCATGCAAAATACGTGAAACCGTTTAACGTGATGAGACCTGGTCTAGTTCAGTAGAAATTCCCCTTGCATTAGGTATTCAATAGTACGCAGGTAAATTCTTGGATTACAAAAAGgtaaaattacaaatgaaagAGCCTCTCATTCAGAAAGATGGAAGAAGAGTGAAGAACTCCTGCATCCTGCAGAATGTTCCTCCAATTATTTGCAGCGTATAGTATAATTTATTTGGTCTGCAGCAGATGACAATGTACATACATGCTGCAACGTCCACACCtcattgttttgttattttcggATGCAACAGTTCTCTCCTGCAGTGTTAGTGCAGCATGAATGTCCACAGCGTAAGTTTGGTGCCTCTCCGACAAAGAAGCAGCAGCGACAACCTTCAAAGAATCACGGATTATGCATACCTCAATAGTGCAACAAGCTCAAAGAATAAATAGAATCAACAATTAACCATGAGCAGGCACAATAAATTTAGTTTACCTAGAGGAGAATTCACTTGCTCGGATGCCAGCAGACGAGGAGCTGCTGTTGCATTTGCACACATGGCAACGGATGCCACCACAAGGAGGCAAGTGAAAGAAACCAACAAAGTTTCCTTTCTGGCCATCTTTGCTTGCTTGCACAATATATATCGAAGGAATATATGAAGTTTTGTGGTATAACATCCAACTTATACTACGAATTTGTTTATCAGTCGGCAAAGATATGAGCAAGAGGGCATGGCTTTTGTGCTTGTGCTGCCAAGTCATCCACTAGAGTGATGTCTATCGAGCTGCCTGGTGGGAATTTCTTGTCCTTTATCTAAATAGAGTGAATCATTCATTAGCTTCTACAGGCAAGCATGAGCTGCGATTTCTGACtttgtttgaactttgaagactTGTTTGCTTCACTGCATGCTCTAAAACAGGTTGGGCAGCAACTCTGTTTTGAGTCCATGTCGATGGACTCAGATGGAGTATACTTAATTTGAATAGAGCACTAAAACAAACTCTGAAGTCCGCAAGAGGAGACTTTCTGTGCATTTTTCTGTTTATTCATCTTCCACTCACAACTATTTAGAAAGATTAATCAGTGAGTacgatgtttttattttttttttaattattatttactcGACTTTAAAGAAATCATCCGGTAATCTCCCCTTGGTTTAAAAAGATTGTGCGTTCGATTGACTTTCTGTTTTTTACTTTCCCTTCAGGTCTCTGcattctttaaattattatatcattTCTCTTTGTAATATCAGCGAAATTATATTGGTTAATCAAGTTTCTCCGgttataaatattgaaaaacaaataatatattataatatttattgttaGTATTGAAAGTGGGTGAAAGAGCTAGCGATGCTTAACCCATGTGCCAAATCATCaaatcttgatttgtttttattccttttatgataatatcaaaTCTGATAATATCCTTGCCTTCCATTCTGAAGTGGGGATCTGATCATCATGTCAAGCATGAAAATGATTAACCAATACATATATTCCATCAATTATATTCTTACTATATTTTGATATGACCACATCCGTAAGCTTATCACCTCAGTTTTCCACAGATATTTCtcataactatatataattaatacaagaaGTATATATTTCTCGATCCTATATGTAAACAACAACCTTCTTCAATTTCTATACTTATACGAActcaaacttacatacaaattagtttttatattatcaaaacaGAGTTCTACACAACATAATAATATAACTAACTctataatataaattgattatCTTAATACAAcaatcaatataaatattatagttgTGGAGCActaactaaacataataaaaaaagtactaattacaaaaaaaaaaaaaaacaagttctgAAGGtccaacaaaaacaacatgTTAACAAGCTATAAgcctaaaaaagataaataatgagagagTAAGTTCAACAACTTAGTAAGTAGATAATGTTCATTATATGTACCCGAGGTAATACAATAATAaggaatacacacacacacacacaaatatggTTTTAAGTTATTACATGAAAGTTTCTCAAATAAactataacaagaatatcataaggTAAGGCTtgtcagaaaataaaaatgcaatgaACATGATGTCCCGTATTGTGGGATGATTAGTCGTTATAGGTTGGTGACTTCCCCCAACAACTAGGGTTCATATACAATGTCCACAAAAACTAACATTACTCTGTTATCATGAATATTCTAAATAGCATACCATAAATTCATATCATAATACTCAATTCATGATATCATTCAAATGAAAAGCTatcaatttaaataatgattcatattaaatatttagTTTCAATAAATGATCatgtttaattataaataacacaataataattaccaagaattatgattaatttcatattaacaattcaattatttatattaatcttgtagcatatgaaaaattattcattcacctaaaaaatatttcttacacCCAATACATCAATTAAACCAATTACtcttatttttaacaaaatcatctaaaaaacaaccaattaaattattagcCATAACAATTAACCCATAATACTTCAATTAACTCATTAATTAAACCTAAGGCATAATCTTCAATACCCTaatcttcaataaattcaaaatcaaagatAAATACCACAATTATACATTAGCTAAGTGTAAAATTTACCCTAGAGGTTTATTTCTTTCTAATTCTTTTCAGAACCCtaattctttctcttttctttttccttcttttcctctGAAGGTTCTCTCTTTCTAAAAAATTCAGCTTTCTCGCTTCCTTTTGCTATCCTCTATTTATAATTATCAAgttatctatttatatttatacctATTTTCTAGGTCTCCATAACATTGTTGCCTTTTCCTATTAACTCTTTCTctattcatttcaaaacatcacaagtACATACATAGTCTAGaaagaagttatttttaataaaaaaaaaacaagtacatAAATTGATAGAACTGTCTCATTTAGGAAAGGTTACGAACTTGTTCATGTTTTAATCCTCAAATTATTTGTAGAATGGTAATTAAACCTTCATAACCAGGTCTAGTGGCGCAGAATGCAGCAATTCTCACCTGCAATACTCCAGCAAGAATATCCACAGCAACGGGATGCATGGTACCCTCCCAAGATAATAGCAGCAGCGACATGACAACCTTCAAACATCACAAGTATATCAGTTCAACAAGCTCAAAAAcagaatcaaatcatatttatCTCTTTACTAGTTTGTAAGATTCTTCATGATTCAATTACCTCTTGGGGATAAAGCATATATTTTCTCAGACGTCTGAGGAACAACGGCATTGCATTTGCAGTACGCATGGTAAGAGATGCAAGCACCAGGAGCCATGAGAAAGCAGCCACAAAAGTTCCTTTTTTCACcatcttttaattttccttCACAACAATACACATATTTCAAAGGACGGGTTTAAGCCTTGTCTACAAGGTCTTATGTAAACTACAAGGACTATCTATAATATGAGCAAGAGGGGTGATTTTGCATGTGCTACTGCATTGCATCTTAGGTCCTTCATCGCAGCATGAAGCATTGTATATCTACTGTATGCACAAGGACCTATACGACTTGTTTGCAACTGTTTTCATCACTTGCTATAAGATAGGAACTACATACTTGACTACTGGTGTTTTGAGTGAAGCAAGTGGGGGCAAGTtggaagaaaaaatcaacaaatcattttGGATAACAGTACTGTTTCCTGATCATactctcattttcttctttagCCTTAAGATCATCCATGACATCAAGGGGGGAAGAAGGATGACTTTGACTGGAAAGCTTATTACTAGAGAAAAATCTGTATATCATCCATTACCTGGCCACTTTCGCATAAAAAATGTTGTTTCAGAATACGTAGTTTATTAACTTGGAAAATCAAAGTTGAACCAAAGGACATATACTTTTTAATCTAGCAATATTCCAGTTCATATCCTTAATTGACAGTTTTTTACAGACAccagaaaacaagtaaaaaggTTCATATccttggtgtgtgtgtgtgtgtgtgtgtgtgtctatatatatatatcgaagGAGGGATTAATTAAGCCATGTTTACAAAGCCTATTTGCACTTCAACTTCTCATGCCAATGAACTATAAGTTATAATATGAGCAAGAGGGGTGATTTCGCATGTGCTACTACAATGCATCTCTAATCCTTCATCGCAGCATGAATCAGTATCGATCCATTGCAAGCACACAGTAGCTTCTGTTTTGAGTGAAGCGATTGGGGGCCGGTGAGTTGGAACtgaatagaaattaaaatatcaagatgATCGAACACATCCATTTACTAGTCATTTTGAAGGTTAAGCcattttgttttgataacaGTGTTTCCTCAAACTCTCGTTTTCTTTAGCCTTAAGAATCCATCAAGTTTTTCGATCAGTGAACGGATATTTAAGAAGATTAATACTTGGCAGGTTTTGCACGATCCAGCCTAATGAGTTCAATGTAGTGTAATCGGTACATGCACGttactatatataaaattaaatatgttgctGCAGATTTCAAGAATAACAAAGTTtaatcttttcaaattaagCTCGTGCATTTAGTTTTAATCTCACCATATTCCAGTTCATGGCATTCTTGACGGACTCGGGTTAGCGGAGAGCCTCCTCACTATATATACTCTTACAGACAGCAGAAACAAGCAAGTAAAAGGTGTCATGCATGAGTGTTTCCTTCCTGTTGCTATCTTTCCAAAGAGTACAAACAGTTAAAAAGGGTTGCAAGATAATAATGAAGAAAGCAGGGACTACGCTCTTTCATTCCACGCTCCACACAGAGATAAActtatttctaaacaaaaaatattttaaaccgtCACCACTGCACAATTCCAAACAGATATTGGACTCGgttattaataaaagtttcccatTAACTCTTGCTAATAAGATAAATATAAGATATATTCATAGATATATCTACCAAATGTCCTTCATGTATCAGCACGGCTGCCTTGTCTCTGTTGCCGGGTGCTTGGCCCAGGAAAGAAGAAGCAGTCCATTTGGTTCCTGAAAATTTGTTCTACTTCTATTCCTGCTACACCAAAGGCCAACTCTTTCGCTTCTATGTGCATTGCATCAATAACGTTCCCTTTCCCTGATAAAATAAAACAGTCCACCACAAATCAATCAAACTTGAGTTAATCAAGCAAGATAGCTAGCCTAGAGGAGGCAGAGAGAACtcgcaattatatatatagtaattaccTGCGAGAGTGTATCTTATGTTTGCTTGTGCATTAACCTCAAAGCATAGAAGTTTGAGAGTACTGTTATTGGAAGCCACGATAGCCACCGGATAGCTGGCAGGGGCAATGAAGATGGTTCCACGCCTCAAGTGCGAGCTTATATTTTGGTAAGTTGGACTGCTCGAACCAGAGGAGGTGGAGTGGTGAGGACATGCCATCTCAAAGTATCCCTCACCTTCCACAACAATGAATATCTTGGCTGCCTTTGAGTGGAAGGGTCCAGCCATAGATCCCTATATATACAAATCAATATATGGAGATCAGATCAAGACTGAATTATTATATGACTACTAGGAAGAGCTAAACATATATCACTACATGCTTGAGTGATGTTGGCAAAAGAGACTATAAGATTAAGGTATTCAAGTGGCTTGAAATCTCTAGGATCGGCTTCATAGAGATCCCCGTAGTTGTTGCTTTTAATAGCACCCTTCTTGAAAAGATTGAATGGACTGCCTGGCACATTAGAGGGGAAAGGCCAAGCGCCATTGCTGCCACGGACACCTTCCTCATCTTGGCTCAAGGCCTCGATCTGTTGCTTGGTGGCATTCATGATTTTTCCTTGCTGTTGTTTGAAGATTTTCTCCAGCCTTCCTCTCTCAGTCTGGTTAATTGATCGATACACATGCAAGGATGATGCAAAAGAAACATCCTATTAGCTAGCTAAAACATAAGCCATCATACATCGTaagaatcaaaaaattaataattgatcAGCAGGAAAGGCAACTTGTAATTGGGACCCAGTACATTAAGAGCAGCCTCGACTAAATCCCAGCTGAATGCCTCGAAGAAAGACTCTGAGTCTCCACCACCTGCTCCATAGAATGCCTGGAGTGTAATAAAACCATTAATGTAATTTATGCATGACAAATAATTAAGAACATCCAAAGCAATAGAACCCCTTAATTACTTTGTATCTAGTTCTTTCAATCTcatattacaattacaattattaGCAGTATATCATCACATCAGTGATGTATAAATTTGATGTTGatgcatttaatttaattaattacctcGTAGTTGCCAGGAAGATTGACCGGGAAAAGGATCTTCGCGACATAAAGTTTCTCATATTCATCTCGATTAACCATATAAAAAGTAGTATCAGCATGAACTCTGAAGATATCTCCACATTCCAGGTTTGAGGTCTCTCTCTTTATCTCCTCATGGATCACAGTTATAGCCCCACGTCCTACagatcaataaaatttaacGAACACACTAGTAGACTGATTGGTAAATGATAAACAAACATGTAGTGATTACAGAAAATTGCAAACAGATTAAAGCTAGCAGCTCGGCATACCCTTAACAACGAAGAGAACAAAATCAGCATCTATGTGGGCAGGGGTTATGAATGTTAGAGGATTAACTTCAAGAATTTCAACACGGTAATTCGCTAGCGCACTAAGAAGATTTGAGTTCTTGGTGAATTGTTGAAGAACATCAACTCTTCCGTGTTCGGTCTTGACTCTAGAAACAAAATCCCTATCGTATTCAAACACATAAGGATTGATCTCCTCTTCTTCATCCTCCAGGTCCTTGTGTCCTCCTCCCTCTTCTTGATCCCCTCGTTGGTCTTGTATCTTATAGTCCAGTACTTGATGATCGGATGTCTGAagagtagtagtagtactactAGTGCGTGTGCTTGTATTTGCACGCACTGTAAATATGGATGGAAATAGCAGGAGGCATGTTAAAGA includes:
- the LOC118032206 gene encoding glucan endo-1,3-beta-glucosidase 5, which gives rise to MSWLPRTLLYLVFVVILLSGSFPVGESAIGVNWGTISFHRLKPSTVVDLLKDNKIKKVKLFDADPDALTALMGSGIEVMVGIPNEMLAALSSSTDASDLWVRQNVSRYVVKGGADIRYVAVGNEPFLTSYSGQFQSFVVPALLNLQQSLVKANLAGYVKLVVPCNADAYESSLPSQGAFRPELTQIMTQLVSFLNSNGSPFVVNIYPFLSLYGNSDFPQDYAFFEGSTHPVTDGSNVYYNAFDGNFDTLVSALNKLGYGQIPIVIGEVGWPTDGAFGANLSAARFFNQGLINHVLSNKGTPLRPRVPPMDIYLFSLLDEGAKSVLPGNFERHWGIFSFDGQAKYALNLGLGNRLLENAKNVEYLPSRWCVADPSKDLTNVANHMRIACSVADCTTLDYGGSCNGIGAKGNISYAFNSYYQLQMQNAQSCDFDGLGMVTFLDPSVGDCRFLVGVTDHKKSIAFRPPHRRTTIWTSILWWVWFFLML
- the LOC140955735 gene encoding vicilin Cor a 11.0101-like, translating into MACPHHSTSSGSSSPTYQNISSHLRRGTIFIAPASYPVAIVASNNSTLKLLCFEVNAQANIRYTLAGKGNVIDAMHIEAKELAFGVAGIEVEQIFRNQMDCFFFPGPSTRQQRQGSRADT
- the LOC118032204 gene encoding vicilin Cor a 11.0101 isoform X2 — protein: MVRKQLEISLLVSLTCLLLFPSIFTVRANTSTRTSSTTTTLQTSDHQVLDYKIQDQRGDQEEGGGHKDLEDEEEEINPYVFEYDRDFVSRVKTEHGRVDVLQQFTKNSNLLSALANYRVEILEVNPLTFITPAHIDADFVLFVVKGGGDSESFFEAFSWDLVEAALNTERGRLEKIFKQQQGKIMNATKQQIEALSQDEEGVRGSNGAWPFPSNVPGSPFNLFKKGAIKSNNYGDLYEADPRDFKPLEYLNLIVSFANITQAWIYGWTLPLKGSQDIHCCGR
- the LOC118032204 gene encoding vicilin Cor a 11.0101 isoform X1; its protein translation is MVRKQLEISLLVSLTCLLLFPSIFTVRANTSTRTSSTTTTLQTSDHQVLDYKIQDQRGDQEEGGGHKDLEDEEEEINPYVFEYDRDFVSRVKTEHGRVDVLQQFTKNSNLLSALANYRVEILEVNPLTFITPAHIDADFVLFVVKGRGAITVIHEEIKRETSNLECGDIFRVHADTTFYMVNRDEYEKLYVAKILFPVNLPGNYEAFYGAGGGDSESFFEAFSWDLVEAALNTERGRLEKIFKQQQGKIMNATKQQIEALSQDEEGVRGSNGAWPFPSNVPGSPFNLFKKGAIKSNNYGDLYEADPRDFKPLEYLNLIVSFANITQAWIYGWTLPLKGSQDIHCCGR